One window of Daphnia carinata strain CSIRO-1 chromosome 7, CSIRO_AGI_Dcar_HiC_V3, whole genome shotgun sequence genomic DNA carries:
- the LOC130689315 gene encoding uncharacterized protein LOC130689315 isoform X2, translating into MLREKKNRVYISHHLNEGSPCLEPDSTADTPAQQLNKDFSSVPEVLKKTFVDRHRMPNSCRCLVLLLAFTAIILMANGQRQHNSRSTSLRSMSQVRTATTSTTSMPFTLEDRISTDFEPRPSLTIQPEDRLKLRQSVMDLNKRRRVTAIKPTMSPDVISTPNVYHFFSKKRFERVRSNLTVTTSQPPTSSTVESAPTSDVVAA; encoded by the exons ATgctgagggaaaaaaaaaaccgagtgTATATAAGCCATCACCTGAATGAGGGTTCACCTTGTCTCGAGCCGGATTCAACAGCAGACACACCTGCGCAGCAACTGAACAAGGATTTTTCCTCTGTACCTgaagttttaaagaaaacatttgtAGATCGCCACAG AATGCCCAACAGCTGTAGATGCTTGGTTTTGCTACTTGCCTTCACTGCGATCATATTAATGGCCAACGGGCAAAGGCAGCACAACAGCCGATCGACATCGTTGCGATCCATGTCACAAGTCCGTACTGCCACCACTAGCACCACCAGCATGCCGTTTACACTGgag GATCGGATTTCAACAGATTTCGAGCCACGGCCGAGTCTTACAATTCAACCGGAGGATCGACTGAAATTGCGCCAGAGCGTCATGGATCTCAACAAGAGGAGGCGAGTGACAGCCATCAAGCCGACCATGTCCCCTGACGTTATATCCACTCCGAACGTATACCACTTTTTTTCCAA gaaacgtttTGAGAGAGTACGATCCAACTTGACGGTGACGACGTCGCAACCTCCGACATCTTCGACCGTGGAATCTGCTCCAACATCCGACGTAGTCGCTGCTTGA
- the LOC130689315 gene encoding uncharacterized protein LOC130689315 isoform X1 yields MLREKKNRVYISHHLNEGSPCLEPDSTADTPAQQLNKDFSSVPEVLKKTFVDRHRMPNSCRCLVLLLAFTAIILMANGQRQHNSRSTSLRSMSQVRTATTSTTSMPFTLEAEDRISTDFEPRPSLTIQPEDRLKLRQSVMDLNKRRRVTAIKPTMSPDVISTPNVYHFFSKKRFERVRSNLTVTTSQPPTSSTVESAPTSDVVAA; encoded by the exons ATgctgagggaaaaaaaaaaccgagtgTATATAAGCCATCACCTGAATGAGGGTTCACCTTGTCTCGAGCCGGATTCAACAGCAGACACACCTGCGCAGCAACTGAACAAGGATTTTTCCTCTGTACCTgaagttttaaagaaaacatttgtAGATCGCCACAG AATGCCCAACAGCTGTAGATGCTTGGTTTTGCTACTTGCCTTCACTGCGATCATATTAATGGCCAACGGGCAAAGGCAGCACAACAGCCGATCGACATCGTTGCGATCCATGTCACAAGTCCGTACTGCCACCACTAGCACCACCAGCATGCCGTTTACACTGgag GCGGAGGATCGGATTTCAACAGATTTCGAGCCACGGCCGAGTCTTACAATTCAACCGGAGGATCGACTGAAATTGCGCCAGAGCGTCATGGATCTCAACAAGAGGAGGCGAGTGACAGCCATCAAGCCGACCATGTCCCCTGACGTTATATCCACTCCGAACGTATACCACTTTTTTTCCAA gaaacgtttTGAGAGAGTACGATCCAACTTGACGGTGACGACGTCGCAACCTCCGACATCTTCGACCGTGGAATCTGCTCCAACATCCGACGTAGTCGCTGCTTGA